GGGGACGCGCGACCCGGGGGCGCGAGGTGTTACGCGTGGGGGTCGTGAGCACGTTGCCGAAGACATTGACGCACCGGCTGCTCGATCCCGCGCTCGAGGCGCTCGGGAGCGGCGACGTGCAGGTCCGTCAGGACGCGCTCGCGCGGCTCGTCGATTCGCTCGTCTCGGGCCGGCTCGACATGATCCTCTCGGACGACGTCCCCGCCGGCTCGCCATTGACGCGCGGACACGCACATTTCCTCGGCGAATCGGAGATCCTCTTGTATGCGTCGTCCTCCCTCGCGAAGAAGCTCCGGAGGCGGTTCCCCGACTCGCTCGACGGCATGCCGTTCGTGTTCCCGTCGGCCGTCTCGGGCCTGCGGCGCCGCCTCGATGGATGGTTCGCGAAGCGCGGGATCTCGGTGTCGATCCGCGCCGAGCTCGACGATGCAGGGCTGCTCCGTGTGTTCGGCGGCGCGGGGCGCGGGATCTTCCCGGTGCGGGCGGCCCTGCGCGCCGAGGTGGAGGACCTGCACGACGTGGAGCTCGTCGGCGCGTGTGAAGGCCTGCGCGAGCCGTATTTCGCGCTCTCCACCGAGCGGCGCATCAAGCACCCGGCCGTCGCGGCGCTGGTCCGCAGCGCGCGCGAGCGCCTGCACGCCAGGACCTCGTAGGCCCGG
The window above is part of the Polyangium spumosum genome. Proteins encoded here:
- a CDS encoding LysR family transcriptional regulator; translated protein: MEKPRVEWMNYHHLYYFWIIVREGGVARAARSLGLTHSTLSAQLRTMEEFFGLPLFERRGRRLVLTPFGEEAASYASDIFRLGQELVDVARGRATRGREVLRVGVVSTLPKTLTHRLLDPALEALGSGDVQVRQDALARLVDSLVSGRLDMILSDDVPAGSPLTRGHAHFLGESEILLYASSSLAKKLRRRFPDSLDGMPFVFPSAVSGLRRRLDGWFAKRGISVSIRAELDDAGLLRVFGGAGRGIFPVRAALRAEVEDLHDVELVGACEGLREPYFALSTERRIKHPAVAALVRSARERLHARTS